Proteins encoded within one genomic window of Chitinophaga parva:
- a CDS encoding PDZ domain-containing protein, with the protein MSKMWQTLSLAGFSCLVLASTVPVHAQSAEQRDKLGEYDEIIIKRKSGQDGKVNVEVRDGKVFIDGQPLDQYNNPDFSVRQRSVRPVDGNRMMMQPRGGLQWFSQPPAGLNTNQALLGVITEKAAAKGVTVRQVGKDTPAEKAGLQVGDVITAIDDHAIDEPQSLFETIGSYKPGDEVNVTYLRKGQEKKVSAILGKHQADLGNLYNMEPGNDDDGPFANMMPPGMPRRYFDYGDNFRNPRPRLGLSLQDDDAGKGAKVTDVLAGTSAASAGFAMDDLVIQLNDTKITSAKDFANAYKRDKEKGQLTVTVIRNGETKTLTVKAPKQLNKVDL; encoded by the coding sequence ATGAGCAAGATGTGGCAAACCCTTTCCCTGGCAGGTTTCAGCTGCCTGGTACTGGCCTCCACTGTGCCGGTACACGCCCAGTCGGCTGAGCAGCGTGACAAGCTGGGCGAATACGATGAGATCATCATCAAACGCAAAAGCGGGCAGGATGGTAAAGTGAACGTGGAAGTGCGCGACGGTAAAGTCTTTATAGATGGCCAGCCCCTGGACCAGTACAACAATCCCGACTTTTCTGTTCGCCAGCGCAGTGTGCGCCCGGTGGATGGCAACCGTATGATGATGCAGCCCCGGGGTGGCCTGCAATGGTTTTCCCAGCCACCGGCAGGGCTCAATACTAACCAGGCTTTACTGGGTGTGATCACTGAAAAGGCGGCAGCCAAGGGCGTAACCGTGCGCCAGGTGGGCAAAGACACCCCCGCGGAAAAAGCAGGCCTGCAGGTAGGCGATGTGATCACCGCCATTGACGATCATGCTATAGACGAGCCACAGTCGCTCTTTGAGACCATTGGCAGTTACAAACCGGGTGATGAAGTGAACGTAACTTACCTGCGCAAAGGCCAGGAAAAAAAGGTCAGCGCCATCCTGGGCAAGCACCAGGCAGACCTGGGTAACCTTTATAACATGGAGCCTGGCAATGATGACGACGGGCCTTTTGCCAACATGATGCCGCCCGGCATGCCGCGCCGCTATTTTGATTACGGCGATAACTTCCGCAATCCCCGTCCCCGCCTGGGCCTCAGCCTGCAGGATGATGATGCCGGCAAAGGCGCCAAGGTAACAGACGTACTGGCCGGCACCAGCGCCGCCAGCGCAGGCTTTGCCATGGACGACCTGGTGATACAGCTCAATGACACGAAGATCACTTCCGCAAAAGATTTTGCAAACGCCTATAAACGTGATAAAGAAAAAGGACAACTAACGGTAACGGTTATACGAAATGGAGAAACAAAAACGCTGACCGTAAAAGCACCGAAGCAGTTGAACAAAGTGGACTTGTAG
- the alaS gene encoding alanine--tRNA ligase: MTGSEIRQQFLDFFASKGHVIVPSAPIVLKNDPTLKFTNAGMNQFKDYFLGNKKAPHHRVADTQKCLRVSGKHNDLEEVGVDTYHHTMFEMLGNWSFGDYFKKEAIEWSWELLTEVYKIPKDQLYVTVFQGDAAENLEKDQEAYDLWKQFVPEERILLGNKKDNFWEMGETGPCGPCTEIHVDCRTPAERAAGDGARLVNADHPQVIEIWNNVFMQFNRLKDKSLEPLPAKHVDTGMGLERLVRVLQGKQSNYDTDLFMDTIHATEKLTGQTYGGSDSRKDVAFRVLADHIRAISFAIADGQLPASNEAGYVIRRILRRAVRYYFSFLEVRKPLLHELVPGLAKQFAHVFPELEKQVDFVKKVIFEEENNFLRTLGQGLERVEAAVADLNGSKVISGQVAFELSDTYGFPLDLTQLIAQEKGLTVDEKGFEAALKIQKDRSRAATALDVDDWVVLDEKAGVKFIGYTHLSADTKITKYRKIKAKGREQFQLVLATTPFYAESGGQAGDTGVLEIDGETIAITDTKKENDLIVHFADVLPSSPAAPVHAQVDVVNRKSTARNHSATHLLHAALRQVLGTHVAQKGSLVNGDYLRFDFSHFAKVTDEELAQIESIVNDKIRENIPVVIKELPKEEALKLGAMALFGEKYGDVVRVVIMDPNYSVELCGGTHVAHTGELGQFKFTSESAVAAGVRRIEALTGVQAETWVNEQLTALKALKVQLKNPKDLMKAVEQLMADKAALEKQVEVFENEKVKQLSTQLQGKAENVNGVQFIGAVLEVSNAEALKNIALALKQQFEASFVFALAANVAGKASITLMIADNLVADKKWNATSIIKEHIAPLIQGGGGGKPNLASAGGQDVSQLDAVISKVKGLL; this comes from the coding sequence ATGACAGGTTCCGAAATCAGACAGCAATTCCTCGACTTCTTTGCTTCAAAAGGCCACGTGATCGTGCCCTCCGCTCCCATCGTACTGAAAAATGATCCCACGCTGAAATTTACCAACGCGGGCATGAACCAGTTCAAAGACTATTTCCTGGGCAATAAAAAAGCGCCCCACCACCGCGTGGCGGACACCCAGAAATGCCTGCGTGTGAGCGGCAAACACAATGACCTGGAAGAAGTAGGCGTAGACACCTACCACCACACCATGTTTGAAATGCTGGGCAACTGGAGCTTTGGCGACTATTTCAAGAAAGAAGCCATCGAATGGAGCTGGGAACTGCTCACGGAAGTGTACAAGATCCCCAAGGACCAGCTGTACGTGACCGTGTTCCAGGGCGATGCCGCCGAAAACCTGGAAAAGGACCAGGAAGCCTACGACCTCTGGAAACAATTTGTGCCGGAAGAACGTATTCTCCTGGGCAATAAAAAAGATAACTTCTGGGAAATGGGGGAAACCGGCCCCTGTGGCCCCTGTACGGAGATCCACGTAGACTGCCGCACCCCGGCCGAACGTGCCGCCGGCGACGGCGCCAGGCTGGTGAACGCAGACCATCCCCAGGTGATCGAGATCTGGAATAACGTGTTCATGCAGTTCAACCGCCTCAAAGACAAATCCCTGGAGCCCCTGCCCGCCAAACATGTAGACACCGGCATGGGCCTGGAACGCCTGGTGCGCGTGCTGCAGGGCAAACAAAGCAACTACGATACCGACCTGTTCATGGATACCATCCATGCCACGGAAAAACTGACCGGCCAGACCTACGGTGGCAGCGACTCCCGCAAGGACGTGGCCTTCCGCGTACTGGCAGATCATATCCGCGCCATCAGCTTTGCCATTGCAGACGGGCAACTGCCTGCCAGCAACGAAGCGGGTTATGTGATCCGCCGCATCCTGCGCCGCGCCGTGCGTTATTACTTCTCTTTCCTGGAAGTACGCAAGCCCCTGCTGCATGAGCTGGTGCCCGGCCTGGCCAAACAATTTGCACACGTATTCCCCGAGCTGGAAAAACAGGTGGACTTTGTAAAGAAAGTGATCTTCGAAGAAGAGAATAACTTCCTCCGTACCCTGGGCCAGGGCCTGGAACGCGTGGAAGCCGCCGTGGCAGACCTGAACGGCAGTAAAGTGATCAGCGGCCAGGTGGCCTTTGAACTGTCTGACACCTACGGCTTCCCGCTGGACCTTACCCAACTGATTGCCCAGGAAAAAGGCCTCACCGTGGATGAAAAAGGCTTTGAAGCAGCACTGAAAATACAGAAAGACCGCTCCCGCGCTGCTACGGCACTGGATGTGGACGACTGGGTAGTGCTGGATGAAAAGGCCGGTGTGAAATTCATTGGCTATACCCATCTCAGTGCAGACACGAAGATCACCAAGTACCGTAAAATAAAGGCCAAGGGCAGGGAACAGTTCCAGCTGGTGCTGGCCACTACACCTTTCTACGCGGAAAGCGGCGGCCAGGCCGGCGATACCGGTGTGCTGGAAATTGATGGTGAAACCATTGCCATCACAGACACTAAAAAAGAGAATGACCTCATCGTACACTTTGCAGACGTGTTGCCCTCCAGCCCTGCAGCCCCCGTGCATGCACAGGTAGATGTGGTGAACCGTAAGAGCACCGCCCGCAATCACTCTGCCACCCACCTGCTGCACGCCGCCCTGCGCCAGGTACTGGGCACCCACGTGGCCCAGAAAGGCTCCCTGGTGAACGGGGACTACCTGCGCTTCGACTTCAGCCACTTTGCCAAAGTGACCGATGAAGAGCTGGCGCAGATTGAAAGCATTGTGAACGATAAAATCCGCGAGAACATTCCCGTAGTGATCAAGGAACTGCCCAAGGAAGAAGCCCTGAAACTGGGCGCCATGGCCCTTTTTGGCGAGAAGTACGGCGATGTGGTGCGCGTGGTGATCATGGATCCCAACTATTCAGTGGAACTGTGCGGCGGTACCCACGTGGCTCATACTGGTGAGCTGGGCCAGTTTAAATTTACAAGTGAAAGCGCCGTGGCCGCGGGAGTGCGCCGCATTGAAGCCCTCACCGGCGTACAGGCAGAAACCTGGGTGAATGAGCAACTCACCGCCCTCAAGGCCCTGAAAGTACAGCTCAAAAATCCGAAAGACCTGATGAAGGCCGTGGAGCAGTTGATGGCTGACAAAGCCGCGCTGGAAAAGCAGGTAGAGGTGTTTGAAAATGAAAAAGTAAAACAACTTTCCACCCAGCTGCAAGGCAAAGCGGAAAATGTGAACGGGGTACAATTCATCGGGGCAGTGCTGGAAGTAAGCAATGCCGAAGCGCTGAAAAACATTGCCCTGGCCCTGAAGCAGCAGTTTGAGGCCAGCTTCGTATTTGCCCTGGCGGCCAACGTAGCCGGCAAAGCCAGCATCACGCTGATGATCGCGGATAACCTGGTAGCAGATAAAAAATGGAACGCCACCAGCATTATCAAGGAGCACATTGCCCCCCTCATCCAGGGTGGCGGCGGCGGCAAGCCTAACCTGGCATCTGCCGGCGGACAGGACGTAAGCCAGCTGGATGCAGTGATCAGCAAGGTGAAAGGCCTGCTCTAA
- a CDS encoding M23 family metallopeptidase encodes MKKVKYFYNTQTLKYEKLVTSVRVKVFRVVGFLSAAIVTGFLFLAVSFKFLDSPREKTLRHDLAAMNERYEALQSNMKEVKGQLTELQRRDNDIYRVIFEASPIPDSSRAGARSEEQLVQDEYANNSDIVKSTGILLQELLHRITVQERSYKEIDDLVKNKQKMLASIPAIQPVSNKELKRIASGFGYRIDPIYKTEKYHSGLDFAAPAGTPIYATGDGTVEDASQAAVGYGNHVLINHGYGYKTMYGHMLKIKVHDGEVVKRGEVIGWVGSTGKSTGPHCHYEVIKNGEKVDPVYFFFSDLTPDQFDEMLKIARSGNQSFD; translated from the coding sequence ATGAAGAAAGTCAAGTACTTTTATAATACACAAACGCTCAAATATGAAAAGCTCGTCACCTCGGTGCGGGTGAAAGTGTTCCGCGTGGTGGGCTTCCTGTCTGCCGCTATTGTTACCGGCTTCCTCTTCCTGGCAGTATCTTTCAAATTCCTGGATTCTCCCCGTGAAAAAACCCTCCGCCACGACCTGGCCGCCATGAATGAGCGATACGAGGCCCTGCAGAGCAATATGAAAGAGGTGAAGGGGCAGCTTACGGAATTGCAGCGGCGCGACAATGATATTTACCGCGTGATCTTTGAGGCCTCTCCCATCCCGGACAGTTCCAGGGCGGGTGCCAGGAGTGAAGAACAACTGGTACAGGACGAATATGCAAACAACAGCGACATTGTAAAATCCACCGGCATCCTGCTCCAGGAGCTGCTGCACCGCATTACCGTACAGGAAAGATCTTACAAGGAAATAGATGACCTGGTGAAGAACAAGCAGAAAATGCTGGCTTCCATCCCCGCTATACAACCGGTATCCAACAAGGAATTGAAACGCATTGCCTCCGGCTTTGGTTACCGCATTGACCCGATCTACAAAACAGAAAAATACCATAGCGGGCTTGATTTTGCCGCCCCCGCCGGCACACCCATTTACGCCACCGGCGACGGCACCGTGGAAGATGCCAGCCAGGCGGCCGTGGGCTACGGTAACCACGTGCTTATTAACCACGGCTATGGTTATAAGACCATGTATGGCCACATGCTGAAGATAAAAGTGCATGACGGCGAAGTGGTAAAACGCGGCGAAGTGATAGGCTGGGTGGGCAGTACCGGCAAAAGCACCGGCCCGCACTGCCATTACGAAGTGATCAAGAACGGGGAAAAAGTAGACCCGGTATATTTCTTCTTCAGCGACCTTACGCCAGACCAGTTTGACGAAATGCTGAAGATAGCCCGCTCCGGCAACCAGTCATTTGACTAG
- a CDS encoding MerR family transcriptional regulator → MMHQLDLFGTDPPPPKPAPVATADGKDAPVLAATPGLASPKKRGRKSLKELADDPHVIRDLDKVNLDKQYYPISEVAAMFKVNASLVRYWENEFDILQPKKNRKGDRLFRQEDIHHLKLIYHLLRERKYTIEGAKQKLKEDKKLAARNFEMVQALLKVRGFLTELKDQL, encoded by the coding sequence ATGATGCACCAATTGGACCTTTTTGGAACAGACCCACCACCGCCGAAGCCAGCCCCGGTGGCCACGGCCGACGGAAAGGATGCCCCTGTGCTGGCGGCTACGCCGGGCTTAGCCAGTCCCAAGAAGCGTGGGCGCAAGTCGCTCAAGGAGCTGGCAGACGATCCGCACGTGATCCGCGACCTGGACAAGGTGAACCTGGATAAGCAGTACTATCCCATCAGCGAGGTGGCTGCCATGTTCAAAGTGAATGCCTCCCTGGTGCGCTACTGGGAAAATGAGTTCGACATCCTCCAGCCAAAAAAGAACCGCAAGGGAGACCGGCTGTTCCGCCAGGAAGATATCCACCACCTGAAATTAATTTACCACCTGCTACGGGAACGTAAATATACCATTGAGGGGGCCAAGCAAAAATTGAAAGAAGACAAGAAACTGGCCGCCCGAAATTTTGAGATGGTACAGGCTTTGCTAAAGGTGAGGGGATTCCTTACAGAATTGAAAGATCAACTTTAG
- a CDS encoding TlpA family protein disulfide reductase, which produces MRLSHLLLAAGLLFGATASFAQTNQPFTESRTAEGVKVLKGKPTLQTFMSDSAFRWFYTGVNRYQPNTAAAVDFLKAKREKFNITVIIGTWDATSQEAFPKLTKVLLQASYPAETMEIFCVDQHDEAGVTVPYKFKKIPTVVVSRNGKEVGRIVGDPTASNYETELSKIVFDATRNDKPDPNSTSSMQ; this is translated from the coding sequence ATGCGACTGAGTCATTTATTACTTGCTGCAGGGTTGCTGTTCGGAGCTACTGCATCTTTTGCACAGACCAACCAGCCTTTTACTGAAAGCCGCACCGCCGAAGGGGTGAAAGTGCTGAAAGGCAAGCCCACACTCCAGACCTTCATGAGTGATTCTGCCTTCCGTTGGTTTTACACCGGTGTAAACCGTTACCAGCCCAATACCGCCGCTGCCGTGGATTTCCTGAAAGCAAAACGTGAGAAATTCAATATCACCGTGATCATTGGCACCTGGGATGCTACCAGCCAGGAAGCATTTCCCAAGCTCACCAAAGTACTGCTGCAGGCCAGCTATCCCGCAGAGACCATGGAAATTTTCTGCGTAGACCAGCACGACGAAGCCGGCGTTACGGTACCTTACAAATTCAAGAAGATACCCACCGTGGTGGTAAGCCGCAATGGCAAGGAAGTGGGCCGCATTGTAGGTGATCCTACTGCTTCCAACTATGAGACCGAGCTGTCTAAAATTGTTTTTGACGCTACGCGCAATGACAAGCCCGATCCTAATTCTACTTCTTCCATGCAGTGA
- a CDS encoding mechanosensitive ion channel family protein yields the protein MHEFFSRQFFGNSLRDYTILVAVLLIIWAVRRPLSRALATLFFSVIKKWATLIHRKDLVDLLLRPIEFFLLLSVFMLTVNHFHFPAEFNFVLYRGEGEAGEQHVFTLQQFLTLVFNIAFASAVIWIALRIVDFVSLVLHTKSRATQDKTDDQFIIFFKDFFKAILMVLGCIWMIRLLFGPSLVEKLVAGLGIGAAALALAAKESIENLIGSFIIFSDKPFHVGDTVKVNGYQGEVEKIGLRSTRIRTVDKTFVTVPNKQMVDSIVDNLTLRTLRRVELRLELDSDTPADKILAVIKRIRGFLVTDARVNEGFQVNLQEFSKDTYVIQVIYLTMILEAAPFLALREEVNIQIIRALEKESVKLPATKTIIIDPGSKRPA from the coding sequence ATGCACGAATTCTTTTCGCGGCAATTCTTTGGTAACAGCCTGCGTGACTACACGATCCTGGTAGCCGTGCTGCTGATCATATGGGCGGTGCGCCGCCCCCTGTCCCGCGCGCTGGCCACGCTTTTTTTCAGCGTTATAAAAAAATGGGCCACGCTCATTCACCGTAAAGACCTGGTAGACCTGCTACTGCGCCCCATCGAGTTCTTCCTGCTGCTCTCCGTGTTCATGCTCACGGTGAACCATTTCCATTTTCCGGCCGAATTTAATTTTGTGCTGTACCGCGGCGAGGGCGAGGCCGGGGAGCAACACGTCTTCACCCTGCAACAGTTCCTCACGCTGGTGTTCAACATCGCCTTTGCATCGGCGGTGATCTGGATCGCCCTGCGCATCGTGGACTTTGTATCCCTGGTGCTGCACACCAAGAGCCGCGCCACGCAGGACAAAACTGACGATCAGTTCATCATCTTTTTCAAAGATTTTTTCAAGGCCATCCTCATGGTGCTGGGCTGCATCTGGATGATACGCCTGCTCTTTGGTCCCTCGCTGGTAGAAAAACTGGTGGCGGGTTTGGGCATAGGCGCGGCTGCGCTGGCACTGGCTGCCAAGGAAAGCATTGAAAACCTTATCGGCTCTTTCATCATCTTTTCTGACAAGCCGTTCCATGTAGGGGACACGGTGAAGGTGAACGGCTACCAGGGCGAGGTGGAAAAGATCGGCCTGCGCAGCACCCGCATCCGCACGGTGGATAAAACTTTTGTAACAGTGCCCAACAAACAGATGGTAGACAGCATTGTAGACAACCTGACCCTGCGCACCCTGCGCCGGGTGGAGCTGCGCCTGGAGCTGGACAGTGATACGCCGGCAGATAAAATACTGGCGGTGATCAAACGCATACGCGGCTTCCTGGTTACAGATGCCCGCGTGAATGAAGGCTTCCAGGTAAACCTGCAGGAGTTTTCAAAAGACACGTACGTGATACAGGTGATCTACCTGACCATGATCCTGGAAGCTGCGCCCTTCCTGGCTTTGCGGGAAGAGGTGAATATCCAGATCATCCGTGCGCTGGAAAAGGAAAGCGTGAAACTGCCCGCTACCAAAACGATCATAATAGATCCTGGCAGCAAGCGGCCTGCATAA
- a CDS encoding amidohydrolase family protein, with protein MSDWIKLKADRIFDGQHMLHGKVLVLEADGTVEALLDAEDAGLGITECIGMLTPGFVNTHCHLELSHMQGVIPEGTGLPLFLQTVMEKRNGGSDPLKAMTLAAARMIEEGVVAVGDICNSPATLALKQHSHLYFHTFVETMGFIPAGAPQRLEQSLAVLEQFRAIDGPQHRSSIVPHAPYSVSKALFNLLASLPGNALQTIHNQETLAEASLYLDKTGAFLDFFRHFGMDISGFAPTGKNSLQSCLPYFNDNSQVILVHNTFTTETDIRFAQQQPQTLYWCVCPNANLYIEKQVADIPLLMRTGCTITMGTDSLASNHQLSMWAEIAAIREAYPGIPLEDILQWATLNGAKALQIDDRYGSFERGKQPGVVLVAEDISRKLY; from the coding sequence ATGTCAGATTGGATCAAATTAAAGGCAGACCGGATCTTTGACGGGCAGCACATGCTGCACGGCAAAGTGCTGGTGCTGGAGGCAGATGGTACCGTGGAAGCCTTGCTGGACGCGGAAGATGCCGGGCTGGGCATTACAGAATGCATCGGGATGCTTACCCCGGGCTTTGTGAACACGCATTGCCACCTGGAGCTTTCCCACATGCAGGGCGTAATACCCGAAGGTACCGGGTTGCCCCTTTTCCTGCAAACCGTGATGGAAAAGCGCAACGGGGGCTCCGACCCGCTGAAAGCCATGACCCTGGCCGCCGCCCGCATGATAGAAGAAGGGGTGGTAGCCGTGGGCGACATCTGCAATTCCCCCGCTACCCTGGCGCTGAAGCAGCACAGCCACCTGTATTTTCACACCTTCGTGGAAACCATGGGCTTTATACCCGCCGGTGCCCCCCAGCGCCTGGAACAGTCGCTGGCCGTGCTGGAACAGTTCCGGGCCATTGACGGCCCCCAACACCGCAGCAGCATTGTGCCCCATGCGCCCTACTCCGTGAGCAAGGCCCTGTTTAACCTGCTGGCCAGCCTGCCAGGCAATGCCCTGCAAACCATCCACAACCAGGAAACCCTGGCCGAAGCCAGTTTGTACCTGGACAAGACCGGCGCCTTCCTGGACTTTTTCCGCCACTTCGGGATGGATATTTCCGGCTTTGCGCCTACCGGCAAGAACAGCCTCCAGAGCTGCCTGCCCTATTTCAATGACAACAGCCAGGTGATCCTGGTGCACAATACATTTACAACAGAAACGGATATACGCTTTGCGCAACAGCAGCCGCAAACCCTTTACTGGTGCGTATGCCCGAATGCAAACCTGTATATTGAAAAACAGGTGGCAGACATTCCCCTGCTGATGCGCACCGGCTGCACCATTACCATGGGTACAGACAGCCTGGCGTCTAATCACCAGCTGTCCATGTGGGCGGAAATAGCCGCCATCCGGGAGGCATACCCCGGCATTCCCCTGGAAGACATCCTGCAATGGGCCACGCTCAATGGCGCCAAAGCCCTGCAGATCGATGACCGCTACGGCAGTTTTGAAAGAGGCAAGCAACCAGGTGTAGTGCTGGTGGCGGAAGACATTTCCCGTAAATTATATTGA
- the prfA gene encoding peptide chain release factor 1, with amino-acid sequence MIDKLDNIKGRFDQVSMALTNPDVVSDNKQFSKLSKEYRQLEKIVRARDQYLKLLEAIAFNKEVLESGDDEMRELAKEETEALQEQKVEQEAAIRNLLIPKDPQDERNAILEIRAGTGGDEAALFAGDLFRMYLRYCELKGWSTSLLNETAGSAGGYKEIALEVNGDDVYGTLKFESGVHRVQRVPATEASGRVHTSAATVAVLPEPDEVEVDVRDADIKMDTFRSSGAGGQHVNKTESAVRLTHIPTGVVVECQEGRSQHSNREIAMKMLRTRIYEAAVRKHEEAIASQRKSLVSTGDRSAKIRTYNFPQGRVTDHRIGMTIYNMDAFLNGEITEMLEALQFAENAEKLNQGGM; translated from the coding sequence ATGATAGACAAACTGGATAATATAAAAGGCCGTTTTGACCAGGTATCCATGGCCCTCACCAACCCGGATGTGGTGAGCGACAACAAACAGTTCAGTAAGTTGAGCAAGGAATACCGCCAGCTGGAAAAGATCGTGCGCGCGCGAGACCAGTACCTGAAGTTGCTGGAGGCGATCGCCTTTAATAAAGAAGTACTGGAAAGCGGCGATGATGAAATGCGGGAGCTGGCCAAAGAAGAAACTGAGGCCCTGCAGGAGCAGAAGGTAGAACAGGAAGCCGCCATCCGCAACCTCCTTATTCCCAAAGACCCGCAGGACGAACGCAACGCCATCCTGGAAATACGGGCCGGTACCGGTGGAGACGAAGCCGCCCTCTTTGCCGGCGACTTGTTCCGCATGTACCTGCGCTACTGTGAGCTGAAGGGCTGGAGCACCTCCCTGCTCAATGAAACCGCTGGTTCTGCCGGTGGTTACAAGGAAATTGCATTGGAAGTGAATGGAGACGATGTATATGGTACCCTGAAATTTGAATCCGGCGTGCACCGCGTACAGCGCGTGCCAGCCACGGAAGCCTCCGGCCGTGTGCACACTTCTGCCGCTACGGTAGCCGTGCTGCCGGAGCCGGATGAAGTGGAAGTGGACGTGCGGGATGCCGATATTAAAATGGATACCTTCCGCTCCTCCGGTGCGGGCGGCCAGCACGTAAACAAAACCGAGTCTGCCGTGCGCCTCACCCACATTCCCACCGGCGTGGTGGTAGAATGCCAGGAAGGCCGCAGCCAGCACTCAAACCGGGAGATCGCGATGAAGATGCTGCGTACCCGCATTTACGAAGCCGCCGTGCGCAAACATGAGGAAGCCATTGCCTCCCAGCGTAAATCACTGGTGAGCACCGGCGACCGGTCTGCCAAAATCCGTACTTATAACTTCCCCCAGGGCCGCGTTACAGACCACCGCATTGGCATGACCATTTATAATATGGACGCCTTCCTGAACGGTGAGATCACAGAAATGCTGGAAGCGCTGCAGTTTGCTGAAAACGCGGAAAAGCTGAACCAGGGCGGCATGTAA
- a CDS encoding OmpA family protein: MKNGKTFMAWALAALMISGVGCKTVQNANNTQKGAAIGVGGGAAAGAIIGKVAGNTALGAILGAAVGGTAGVLIGKKMDKQAQEIKTEIPNANVERVGEGINVTFSNGVLFAFNSADLTSTAQSNIQQLAQILNKYPDTYVRVEGHTDSTGTLAYNMGLSERRAKSVANYLATQGVSASRIQTFWYGPTQPKVDNLTEAHRAENRRVEFSIYANDKLKNDAKVEAQKQQ; encoded by the coding sequence ATGAAAAACGGTAAAACGTTTATGGCCTGGGCACTGGCTGCACTGATGATCTCAGGCGTAGGCTGTAAGACTGTTCAGAATGCAAATAACACGCAGAAAGGTGCTGCGATCGGTGTAGGTGGCGGTGCTGCCGCAGGTGCCATCATCGGTAAAGTGGCAGGCAATACGGCGCTGGGCGCCATCCTGGGTGCAGCGGTAGGCGGTACTGCCGGTGTACTGATCGGTAAAAAGATGGATAAACAGGCCCAGGAAATTAAAACAGAGATCCCGAACGCAAACGTAGAGCGCGTGGGCGAAGGTATCAACGTTACTTTCAGCAATGGGGTGCTGTTTGCCTTTAACAGTGCAGACTTAACTTCTACTGCGCAATCCAATATTCAACAATTGGCCCAGATTTTGAATAAGTACCCCGACACGTACGTACGCGTTGAAGGTCATACAGACAGCACCGGTACTTTAGCGTATAACATGGGCCTGTCTGAGCGCCGCGCAAAGTCTGTAGCAAATTACCTGGCTACACAGGGCGTTTCCGCCAGCCGCATTCAAACGTTCTGGTATGGTCCTACCCAGCCGAAGGTGGATAACCTCACCGAAGCACACCGTGCAGAGAACAGGCGCGTTGAGTTCTCCATCTATGCAAATGATAAGCTGAAGAACGACGCTAAAGTGGAAGCACAAAAACAACAATAA
- a CDS encoding VanZ family protein, with amino-acid sequence MRSIRFYLPAIAWVLLILWVCTLPGKDIPNVGWWERFHPDKVVHFILFGMTVFLFALGNYWRKKRVSITNLVLLVLASAAYGLAIEYIQRYWAQGRSFDMTDFLADSLGALAGAVIFSWLFNRPKEA; translated from the coding sequence ATGAGATCTATCCGCTTTTACCTGCCCGCCATTGCATGGGTGCTGCTCATCCTTTGGGTCTGCACACTTCCCGGTAAAGACATTCCCAACGTAGGCTGGTGGGAAAGATTTCACCCCGATAAGGTGGTGCACTTCATATTGTTTGGGATGACGGTATTCCTCTTTGCCCTGGGTAACTACTGGCGCAAAAAACGGGTTTCCATCACCAACCTGGTTTTATTGGTATTGGCATCCGCCGCTTACGGGCTGGCCATTGAATATATCCAGCGATACTGGGCCCAGGGCCGCAGTTTTGATATGACAGATTTCCTTGCAGACTCCCTGGGTGCACTGGCCGGTGCTGTTATTTTTAGCTGGTTGTTCAACAGGCCGAAGGAGGCGTAG
- the gcvH gene encoding glycine cleavage system protein GcvH has product MNFPSNLRYTKDHEWISLEGNTATIGITEFAQRELGDIVFVDVPSVGKTLAAEEVFGTVEAVKTVSDLFLPVAGTINELNGGLESEPELVNSDPYGQGWMVKMTVSNPEDINALLTADQYKALVGE; this is encoded by the coding sequence ATGAACTTTCCTTCCAACCTCCGTTACACCAAGGACCACGAATGGATCTCTTTAGAAGGTAACACCGCCACTATCGGTATCACTGAATTTGCGCAGCGCGAACTGGGTGACATTGTATTCGTAGACGTTCCTTCCGTTGGTAAAACCCTGGCTGCGGAAGAAGTATTCGGCACTGTAGAAGCAGTGAAAACCGTATCCGACCTGTTCCTGCCGGTGGCCGGCACCATCAATGAATTGAATGGTGGCCTGGAAAGCGAGCCTGAACTGGTAAACTCCGACCCCTATGGCCAAGGCTGGATGGTAAAGATGACCGTTTCCAACCCCGAAGACATTAACGCCCTGCTCACCGCAGACCAGTACAAAGCGCTGGTAGGCGAATAA